In the genome of Cheilinus undulatus linkage group 6, ASM1832078v1, whole genome shotgun sequence, one region contains:
- the slc17a5 gene encoding sialin isoform X2 — MVGYGSETEGDEQETPLLQRRHEDKVQRAPVCCSSRYGLALLSSLGFFVVYSLRVNLSVAMVDMLNTTRDSSTNHSVSVCPAHASPPRPKHNHTARVYNWDSETQGWILGSFFYGYILTQIPGGYLAGRFGPKWLMGLGILGTAIFTLLTPMAADLGAGYLIAVRVLEGIGEGVTFPAMYSMWAAWAPPLERSRLLTISYIGAQLGTVVSLPLSGEICFYLDWTYVFYLFGVVGVVWFVLWAFFVFDSPSTHPRISERERNYITASLKNELSTSKGVIPWKAIVTSRPLWAIVVAHFSYNWTFYTLLTLLPTYMNDILGFSIQQNGMLSALPYMGCAVFAVLSGQFADYLRETLLYRTVVVRKAFTLVGMIGPAVFLVAAGYTGCNYTLAVTFLTISSSLGGVSASGFNINHLDIAPSYAGILLGITNTFATIPGMVGPVIARALTKHNTIPEWQAVFYIAAAINLFGASVYTMFGRGMVQPWAVQSGYSHGD; from the exons ATGGTGGGCTATGGATCGGAAACGGAGGGGGACGAGCAGGAAACTCCTCTTCTTCAACGGAGGCACGAAGACAAAGTACAGAGGg CTCCAGTCTGCTGTTCATCACGCTATGGCCTGGCGCTGCTCTCTTCCTTAGGCTTCTTTGTGGTATACTCCTTGAGAGTGAACCTTAGTGTGGCCATGGTGGACATGCTTAACACCACCCGCGATTCCAGCACCAACCACAGCGTCTCAGTTTGTCCAGCTCATGCAAGCCCCCCTCGACCCAAACACAACCACACG GCCAGAGTGTACAACTGGGACTCAGAGACACAGGGCTGGATCCTGGGCTCATTCTTCTACGGCTACATCCTGACACAAATACCTGGGGGCTACCTGGCAGGCCGCTTTGGTCCCAAGTGGCTGATGGGTTTGGGAATCCTGGGAACTGCAATTTTTACGCTGCTCACCCCTATGGCTGCTGACCTGGGTGCAGGCTACCTCATTGCAGTTAGAGTGCTGGAAGGTATAGGAGAG GGAGTCACTTTCCCTGCTATGTACTCTATGTGGGCAGCATGGGCTCCACCACTGGAGAGGAGCAGACTGCTCACAATTTCATACATTG GAGCTCAACTGGGGACAGTAGTATCGCTCCCTCTGTCGGGTGAAATCTGCTTCTACTTGGACTGGACATATGTCTTCTACTTGTTTG GTGTCGTCGGCGTGGTGTGGTTTGTCCTGTGggccttttttgtctttgacagTCCAAGTACTCACCCACGGAtatcagagagggagaggaactACATCACTGCCTCACTCAAGAATGAG CTGTCCACTTCAAAAGGCGTCATCCCCTGGAAAGCAATAGTGACATCTAGACCACTGTGGGCTATTGTAGTAGCTCATTTCTCTTATAACTGGACCTTCTACACCCTCCTCACCCTGCTGCCTACCTACATGAATGACATCCTGGGCTTCAGCATACAGCAG AATGGCATGCTGTCAGCTCTTCCTTACATGGGCTGTGCTGTGTTTGCTGTACTAAGCGGTCAGTTTGCTGATTACCTTCGGGAAACCCTCCTATACCGCACTGTTGTTGTCCGGAAGGCTTTTACACTAGTTG GTATGATTGGGCCAGCAGTGTTCCTTGTGGCAGCAGGTTACACAGGCTGTAACTACACCTTGGCTGTAACCTTCCTcaccatctcctcctctctgggTGGAGTTTCAGCCTCTGGATTCAACATCAACCACCTTGACATTGCACCTTC gTACGCTGGTATTCTTCTGGGAATTACCAACACCTTTGCCACCATACCTGGCATGGTAGGACCGGTCATAGCAAGGGCACTCACCAAACAT
- the slc17a5 gene encoding sialin isoform X1 → MVGYGSETEGDEQETPLLQRRHEDKVQRVSYFSLLLPVAPVCCSSRYGLALLSSLGFFVVYSLRVNLSVAMVDMLNTTRDSSTNHSVSVCPAHASPPRPKHNHTARVYNWDSETQGWILGSFFYGYILTQIPGGYLAGRFGPKWLMGLGILGTAIFTLLTPMAADLGAGYLIAVRVLEGIGEGVTFPAMYSMWAAWAPPLERSRLLTISYIGAQLGTVVSLPLSGEICFYLDWTYVFYLFGVVGVVWFVLWAFFVFDSPSTHPRISERERNYITASLKNELSTSKGVIPWKAIVTSRPLWAIVVAHFSYNWTFYTLLTLLPTYMNDILGFSIQQNGMLSALPYMGCAVFAVLSGQFADYLRETLLYRTVVVRKAFTLVGMIGPAVFLVAAGYTGCNYTLAVTFLTISSSLGGVSASGFNINHLDIAPSYAGILLGITNTFATIPGMVGPVIARALTKHNTIPEWQAVFYIAAAINLFGASVYTMFGRGMVQPWAVQSGYSHGD, encoded by the exons ATGGTGGGCTATGGATCGGAAACGGAGGGGGACGAGCAGGAAACTCCTCTTCTTCAACGGAGGCACGAAGACAAAGTACAGAGGg TCTCCtatttctctctcctcctccctgtaGCTCCAGTCTGCTGTTCATCACGCTATGGCCTGGCGCTGCTCTCTTCCTTAGGCTTCTTTGTGGTATACTCCTTGAGAGTGAACCTTAGTGTGGCCATGGTGGACATGCTTAACACCACCCGCGATTCCAGCACCAACCACAGCGTCTCAGTTTGTCCAGCTCATGCAAGCCCCCCTCGACCCAAACACAACCACACG GCCAGAGTGTACAACTGGGACTCAGAGACACAGGGCTGGATCCTGGGCTCATTCTTCTACGGCTACATCCTGACACAAATACCTGGGGGCTACCTGGCAGGCCGCTTTGGTCCCAAGTGGCTGATGGGTTTGGGAATCCTGGGAACTGCAATTTTTACGCTGCTCACCCCTATGGCTGCTGACCTGGGTGCAGGCTACCTCATTGCAGTTAGAGTGCTGGAAGGTATAGGAGAG GGAGTCACTTTCCCTGCTATGTACTCTATGTGGGCAGCATGGGCTCCACCACTGGAGAGGAGCAGACTGCTCACAATTTCATACATTG GAGCTCAACTGGGGACAGTAGTATCGCTCCCTCTGTCGGGTGAAATCTGCTTCTACTTGGACTGGACATATGTCTTCTACTTGTTTG GTGTCGTCGGCGTGGTGTGGTTTGTCCTGTGggccttttttgtctttgacagTCCAAGTACTCACCCACGGAtatcagagagggagaggaactACATCACTGCCTCACTCAAGAATGAG CTGTCCACTTCAAAAGGCGTCATCCCCTGGAAAGCAATAGTGACATCTAGACCACTGTGGGCTATTGTAGTAGCTCATTTCTCTTATAACTGGACCTTCTACACCCTCCTCACCCTGCTGCCTACCTACATGAATGACATCCTGGGCTTCAGCATACAGCAG AATGGCATGCTGTCAGCTCTTCCTTACATGGGCTGTGCTGTGTTTGCTGTACTAAGCGGTCAGTTTGCTGATTACCTTCGGGAAACCCTCCTATACCGCACTGTTGTTGTCCGGAAGGCTTTTACACTAGTTG GTATGATTGGGCCAGCAGTGTTCCTTGTGGCAGCAGGTTACACAGGCTGTAACTACACCTTGGCTGTAACCTTCCTcaccatctcctcctctctgggTGGAGTTTCAGCCTCTGGATTCAACATCAACCACCTTGACATTGCACCTTC gTACGCTGGTATTCTTCTGGGAATTACCAACACCTTTGCCACCATACCTGGCATGGTAGGACCGGTCATAGCAAGGGCACTCACCAAACAT